The following nucleotide sequence is from Sphingomonas panacisoli.
CTCGAATCCTCGATGGTGATTGGGCTCAGGCTCGCCAAGATGTCGCGGGGCGGCGCGCCCGCCGCGAACGAGATGTCGCTGATGGTCACCGAGAAGATGCAATCCGGCATCGATCTCGCCGCCGCACTCGCGACCGGCAAGCTCGGGTCGACGCCGGTTGCCGGCGCGCGCGGCACGATCAATCACTTGCGGCGAAAGGTCGCGGCCAATCGCCGCCGCCTGACGCGCTGATCTGGCGGTCCAAGCGAGCCGTACCGCCGTGATCATCGCCACCTATAACGTCAACGGCGTGAATGGCCGGCTCCCCGTGCTGCTACGGTGGCTCGCCGAACGGCAACCGGACGTGGTTTGTCTGCAGGAGTTGAAAGCGCCGCAGGACAAGTTCCCCGAAGCCGCGATCGCAGAGGCTGGATACGAAGCGATCTGGCACGGGCAGAAAAGCTGGAACGGCGTGGCGATCCTCAGCCGGATCGGGACACCCGTCGAAACCCGTCGCGCCCTGCCAGGCGATCCCGACGAAGCGCAGAGCCGCTACATCGAGGCGGCGGTCGGCGGGGTGCTGATCGGAGGGCTCTATCTTCCCAATGGCAATCCGCGGCCGGGCCCCAAGTTCGACTACAAATTGCGCTGGTTCGACGCATTCGCCCGTCATGCGCGCGAGCTGCTCGATGCGGACATGCCGGTTGTGTTGGCGGGGGACTACAACGTGATGCCCACCGACCTCGACGTCTACAAGCCGGAGCGCTGGCGCGACGACGCGCTGTTCGCGCCCGAAGTTCGCGCGGCCTACGCCAATCTCGTCGCGCAGGGCTGGACCGACGCGCTGCGCACGCAGCATCCCGACGAAACGATCTACACCTTCTGGGATTATTTCCGGAACGCCTATGGCCGCAATGCCGGGCTGCGGATCGACCATCTGCTGCTCAGCCCGACGCTCGCCGGCCGCCTGCGCGCTGCCGAGGTCGACCGGCACGTGCGGAACTGGGAGAAAACGAGCGATCATGCGCCGGTGTGGATCGAGCTTGGCGAGGCGACGCGCCGTTCACGCCGCTGATCGCTGTGACGCGAACCAGTCGGTGCAACGCGTATTGCGCACTATCGTTCGAGCGAGGTCGGGCTCGCCATTCTTCCACTATCGGCCTGAATTCACTCGCTCGATTAGCGGTTGGGAGCTCGCTGCCAACGACAGCAATTCGACGTTCCATGCCGAAACCAGCGGGTCCGCTTACGGCCCAGTTCCAGCAACCACTTCCGGCCCAATTGCAGTCAGCGCCCTTGCCGGACCGAAAACGTCTGCGGCCGCGTAGCTTGTCGACTTGGACGCTCCTTGATGCACGTCCGCGGCCCCCTGAACATTTCCGATTGGCTCTCGACCAGCAGTGAGGCTTAGCTAAAGCAATGACCTTGATGCGCACCGAACTTGATCATCTGCCACTGGCCAAGCGCCATGAGCTTGAGGAAGCGGTGCGTATCCTGTTCCTCGAGTTCGAGGATGCCTTGGCTGGCAGGAACGCGCCACACCGCAAGGCGGGCCGCATC
It contains:
- the xth gene encoding exodeoxyribonuclease III; the protein is MIIATYNVNGVNGRLPVLLRWLAERQPDVVCLQELKAPQDKFPEAAIAEAGYEAIWHGQKSWNGVAILSRIGTPVETRRALPGDPDEAQSRYIEAAVGGVLIGGLYLPNGNPRPGPKFDYKLRWFDAFARHARELLDADMPVVLAGDYNVMPTDLDVYKPERWRDDALFAPEVRAAYANLVAQGWTDALRTQHPDETIYTFWDYFRNAYGRNAGLRIDHLLLSPTLAGRLRAAEVDRHVRNWEKTSDHAPVWIELGEATRRSRR